The Novosphingobium kaempferiae genome includes a window with the following:
- the rplX gene encoding 50S ribosomal protein L24 codes for MAAAKIKKGDAVVVLSGKDKGRTGTVLQVLPKDGKVVVEGVNVATKHRKPTQANPQGGIDRVPAPMAISKIAIADKDGKPTRVRFETKDGVKVRVAVKSGETIDG; via the coding sequence ATGGCCGCCGCTAAGATCAAGAAGGGTGATGCCGTCGTCGTCCTGTCCGGCAAGGACAAGGGCCGCACCGGCACCGTGCTCCAGGTTCTCCCGAAGGACGGCAAGGTCGTCGTCGAGGGCGTGAACGTCGCGACCAAGCACCGCAAGCCGACCCAGGCGAACCCGCAGGGCGGCATCGACCGCGTTCCGGCGCCGATGGCGATCAGCAAGATCGCGATCGCGGACAAGGACGGCAAGCCGACCCGCGTTCGCTTCGAAACCAAGGACGGCGTCAAGGTCCGCGTGGCCGTGAAGTCCGGGGAGACCATCGATGGCTGA
- the rpsN gene encoding 30S ribosomal protein S14, whose amino-acid sequence MAKLSSVNKNERRKKLVKKYAGKYERLKAVADDESLDETERLIARLKLAEIPRNGNPTRVRNRCATTGRPRGYYRKFGLCRVELRDLANKGMIPGVTKSSW is encoded by the coding sequence ATGGCGAAACTGAGTTCCGTGAACAAGAACGAGCGTCGCAAGAAGCTCGTCAAGAAGTATGCAGGCAAGTACGAGCGCCTCAAGGCGGTCGCTGACGATGAATCGCTCGATGAAACCGAGCGTCTCATTGCTCGCCTGAAGCTGGCCGAGATTCCGCGCAACGGCAACCCGACCCGGGTTCGCAACCGCTGCGCCACGACCGGCCGTCCGCGCGGTTATTACCGCAAGTTCGGCCTGTGCCGCGTCGAGCTGCGTGATCTTGCCAACAAGGGCATGATCCCCGGCGTGACCAAGTCGAGCTGGTAA
- the rplE gene encoding 50S ribosomal protein L5, giving the protein MAEQYTPRLRTKFDAEIAKAMTEKFGYKNVMEIPKIEKITLNMGVGEASQDKKKVQTAAAEMEAIAGQKPVITKARKSIAQFKLREGMPIGCKVTLRRERMYEFLDRLVTIAMPRIRDFRGLNPKSFDGRGNYAMGLKEQIIFPEISYDKIDKVRGMDIIVTTTAKTDDEARELLRLFGFPFPAEESEQKEAA; this is encoded by the coding sequence ATGGCTGAGCAGTACACTCCGCGTCTGCGTACCAAGTTCGACGCTGAAATCGCGAAGGCGATGACCGAGAAGTTCGGTTACAAGAACGTGATGGAAATCCCGAAGATCGAGAAGATCACGCTCAACATGGGCGTCGGCGAGGCGAGCCAGGACAAGAAGAAGGTCCAGACCGCCGCTGCCGAGATGGAAGCCATCGCCGGTCAGAAGCCCGTCATCACCAAGGCCCGCAAGTCGATCGCGCAGTTCAAGCTGCGTGAAGGCATGCCGATCGGCTGCAAGGTGACGCTCCGCCGCGAGCGCATGTACGAGTTCCTCGATCGTCTCGTCACGATCGCGATGCCCCGCATCCGCGACTTCCGTGGCCTGAACCCCAAGTCGTTCGACGGCCGTGGCAACTACGCCATGGGCCTGAAGGAGCAGATCATCTTCCCGGAGATCAGCTACGACAAGATCGACAAGGTTCGCGGCATGGACATCATCGTGACCACCACCGCGAAGACCGACGACGAAGCGCGCGAGCTGCTGCGTCTGTTCGGTTTCCCGTTCCCGGCTGAAGAGTCGGAACAGAAGGAAGCGGCGTGA
- the rplR gene encoding 50S ribosomal protein L18 translates to MAKLSLFDRRARRVRTALKARSGGRPRLSVHRTGRHIYAQIIDDAQGHTVAAANTLGAKGTDLDAATRVGKELAEAAKKAGVTSVVFDRGGFLYHGRVKALAEAAREGGLEF, encoded by the coding sequence ATGGCAAAGCTGTCTCTCTTCGATCGCCGCGCGCGCCGCGTTCGCACCGCGCTCAAGGCCCGTTCGGGTGGTCGTCCCCGTCTGTCGGTGCATCGCACCGGCCGTCACATCTATGCGCAGATCATCGACGATGCGCAGGGCCACACCGTCGCTGCAGCCAACACGCTGGGCGCCAAGGGCACCGACCTCGACGCCGCGACCCGCGTTGGCAAGGAACTCGCCGAGGCCGCCAAGAAGGCGGGCGTTACCTCGGTCGTGTTCGACCGCGGTGGCTTCCTGTACCACGGTCGCGTCAAGGCGCTGGCCGAAGCCGCCCGTGAAGGCGGGCTGGAGTTCTGA
- the rpsH gene encoding 30S ribosomal protein S8 codes for MALTDPLGDMLTRIRNGQQAKKDSVLSPASKLRARVLEVLQREGYIRGFSDDATGAHPQLRIELKYFEGEAAIKHIARVSKPGRRVYSGSKELPVVRNGLGITIVSTPRGVLSDAEARAQNVGGEVLAEVF; via the coding sequence ATGGCATTGACCGATCCCCTGGGTGATATGCTCACCCGCATCCGCAACGGCCAGCAGGCGAAGAAGGACTCCGTCCTGTCGCCGGCCTCGAAGCTGCGTGCGCGCGTCCTGGAAGTCCTCCAGCGTGAAGGCTACATCCGTGGCTTCTCCGACGACGCCACCGGCGCCCACCCGCAGCTGCGCATCGAGCTGAAGTACTTCGAGGGCGAAGCCGCCATCAAGCACATCGCTCGTGTCTCCAAGCCCGGCCGCCGCGTCTACTCGGGTTCGAAGGAACTCCCGGTTGTGCGCAACGGCCTTGGCATCACCATCGTCTCGACGCCCCGCGGCGTGCTTTCGGATGCCGAAGCCCGCGCGCAGAACGTCGGCGGCGAAGTGCTGGCGGAGGTGTTCTAA
- the rplN gene encoding 50S ribosomal protein L14, with product MIQMQSNLDVADNSGAKRVQCIKVLGGSKRRFAGVGDIIVVSIKEAQPRARVKKGDVHRAVIVRTRKDVRRTDGSVIRFDSNAAVLINKNEEPIGTRIFGPVVRELRGRGFMKIISLAPEVL from the coding sequence ATGATCCAGATGCAATCCAATCTCGACGTGGCGGACAACAGCGGCGCGAAGCGCGTCCAGTGCATCAAGGTACTGGGTGGCTCCAAGCGTCGTTTCGCCGGCGTCGGCGACATCATCGTGGTGTCGATCAAGGAGGCGCAGCCCCGCGCTCGCGTCAAGAAGGGCGACGTTCACCGTGCCGTGATCGTGCGCACCCGCAAGGACGTGCGCCGCACGGACGGCAGCGTGATCCGCTTCGACAGCAACGCTGCCGTGCTGATCAACAAGAACGAGGAGCCGATCGGCACCCGTATCTTCGGCCCCGTGGTGCGCGAACTGCGCGGCCGCGGCTTCATGAAGATCATCTCGCTCGCGCCGGAGGTGCTGTAA
- the rplF gene encoding 50S ribosomal protein L6, which yields MSRIGKKPVTVPSGVTANIDNGVLSVKGPKGTLTLSLSDQVTYAVEDGSIAVQPVGQSKQSRSHWGLQRTLVSNLIEGVTNGFTKILDIKGVGYRANSQGKTLKLQLGYSHDVDIAVPEGIEVKTPDNTTVEISGIDKQKVGQLAAEIRRWRKPEPYKGKGIAYRGEYIFRKEGKKK from the coding sequence ATGAGCCGCATCGGTAAGAAGCCGGTGACCGTTCCTAGCGGCGTCACCGCCAACATCGACAACGGCGTTCTCTCGGTGAAGGGCCCCAAGGGCACCCTGACCCTGAGCCTGTCGGACCAGGTCACCTACGCGGTGGAAGATGGTTCGATCGCCGTGCAGCCCGTCGGGCAGTCGAAGCAGTCGCGCAGCCACTGGGGCCTCCAGCGCACCCTGGTGTCGAATCTGATCGAAGGCGTCACGAACGGCTTCACCAAGATCCTCGACATCAAGGGCGTCGGCTACCGTGCCAACTCTCAGGGCAAGACCCTGAAGCTGCAGCTCGGCTATTCGCACGACGTGGACATCGCCGTGCCGGAAGGCATCGAGGTCAAGACCCCGGATAACACCACGGTCGAAATCTCCGGCATCGACAAGCAGAAGGTCGGCCAGCTTGCGGCCGAGATTCGCCGCTGGCGCAAGCCCGAGCCCTACAAGGGCAAGGGTATCGCCTATCGTGGCGAGTACATCTTCCGCAAGGAAGGGAAGAAGAAGTAA